GTCGTCGGCCCCTCCGCCATCATGCTCGGCGCGTCGCTCGGGAGCGGCGAGACGCTCTTCTGGCCCGCGCTCACCGCGCAGTACGGCTGGGGCGTCTACTGGGCGTTCCTCGTCGGCGTCCTCACGCAGTTCGTCGTCAACACGGAACTCCAGCGGTGGACGCTCGCCACCGGCGAGAGCGTCTTCCGCGCGTTCGCGCGCCTCCACGACGGGTGGCCGTGGCTCTTCCTCGTCGGCGGTCTCCTGAGCCTCGGCTGGCCGGGGTGGGCCGCCGGGGCCGCGCAGGTGGCGACGACCGTCCTCGGTCTCCAGGGTCCGGTGGCGGTCGCCGGCGTCGCGGTCGCGCCGTGGAAACTGCTCGCGGTGGCGCTGATGGTCGTCGTCTGGCTCTCGTATCAGGTCTCCTCGGTGATGTACAACGTCGTCGAGGCGTTCCAGATCGGCCTGCTGTTCGTCGCGGTGCTCGGGGCGCTGGCGCTGGCGTTCGTCACCGGGTCGGTGACCGAGTTGGCGAACCTCGACGCCGTCGTCTCCGAGTTCGGCCGCCTCCCGCCGGGTATCGACATCGCGCTGTTCCTCGGCGGCCTCGCGTTCGCGGGCGCGGGCGGCTACCTCAACCTCTCCCAGTCGCTGTGGATGCGCGAGAAGGGCTACGGGATGGGCAACTACCAGGGGCGGGTCCGGAACCCGCTCCGCGGCGACGAGCCCGAACCCATCCAGCGCGACGGCTTCACGTTCCGGCCGACGGAGACGAACCTCGAGCGGTGGCGCGGCTGGTGGCGGGTCGTCCAGCTCGAACACCTGCTCACGTTCGTCGTGGGCCTGTTAGTCGGCGCGACCCTGCTGATGACCGTCGCGGCGAGGTACACGTCCGGGTCGCAGACCGACGCCATCCGGATGTGGCTGTTCGACGTGGCCCCGCAACTCGGCGCGGTCGGCGGGGCGCTTGTGGTGCTCGTGCTCTTCGTGGCGCTGTTCACTACCGAGTACGCCATCGTCGAGTCGTTCGTCCGCAACAGCGCCGACGCCGTCTTCGAGGCGTACGGCCGCGAGGCGGGCTGGGACCTCTCGACGGTGTTCTGGCGGCTCCTGACGGTGTTCTGTCTGTGGGGCATCGTCATCATCCTCGGGTTCACCGCCCCCTTCGAGGGACAGGGTCCCTTCTTCTTCCTCGTCGTCGGCGCGGCGCTGTCGGGGCTCATCATGTGGCCCTACACGGCGCTGACGCTGGTGATGAACACCAGCCGCCTCCCGGAACACCTCCAGCCGGGGTGGCCGCGCGTCGTCGCGATGTGGTGGGCGAGCGGCTTCTACGGCTACTTCAGCGTCCTGCTCGTCGGCCGGACGCTGGCCGACCTGGGCGTCGCGGGCGCGCTGACGAGCGCTACAGTCCTCGGGAGCGGCCCCGTGGGCTACCTCCTGTGGGCGGCGTTCGTCGTCGTCCAAGCCTACGCCGTCGCCCGGTCGGTCGGCGCGAAGCGGGCGGCGGCCGACACCGTCCCGACGGCCGCGGCGAGTCGCGGCCCGTTCGACGACTGACGGAGCGTGTTCGACGACTGACGACTGCTTGCGGCGACCAGAACATCATTAATGATGCTTTCGCTAGGGACGAGTATGACCAGTGGCACGGTTGCGACCTTCGAGGAGTCGCTCGAACGACTGGAGGTGGGCTGGACACACACCGACGCGGCGGGTCTCGCCGGGACGCTCCGGACGGTCTGTGACGATCCGACCGTCGGCACACCGCTCCCCTGGGCCGACGTGACGCTCCCCGACTGGGTCGAGGACGACCCGACCGCCGACGACGTCCGGGCGGCCGCGACGGGCGTCACGGCCGCCGGCATCGGCATCGCGGACTACGGCAGCGTCGTCCTCCCGTCGACCGACGACGGCAGCGAACCCGTCTCGCTCTACCCCGAGACGCACGTGCCGGTCCTCCGCCGGTCGGACCTCGTCGAGGGGATGCCGGAGGCGTTCTCGTGGCTGGCCGAGAACGTCTCTGGCGAGGGCGGGTCGGCCATCGTCGCCACCGGGCCGAGCGCGACCGCCGACATGGGCGAACTCGTGAAGGGTGCCCACGGACCCAAGGCGGTCCACGTCGTCGTCCTCGACGACGCCGACGAGACGGAGGATCCCCGATGAGCACGTCCCGCGAGGCGAAGGCCGAGCGAATCCGCCACCTGCTGGAGACCGAGGGCGACGCCGTCGGCCAGAACACGCGCGGCTTCAACACCGGTCGCTACGAGTCAGTCGCCGACCTGGAGGACTACGAGGGACTGAAAGACGAGGCGCGGGCGATCAAGGAGGACGCCATCGACCGCCTGCCGGAACTGATCGACGACCTCACCGAGGCTGTCGAGGCGAACGGCGGCACCGTCTACCTCGCCAGCGACGCGGCGGACGCGAACCGCTACGTCCGGGAGGTCTGCGAGTCGAAGGACGCCGACCGCGTGGTGAAGTCGAAGTCGATGACCTCGGAGGAACTGGAGGTCAACGACGAACTCCAGTCTGCAGGGATGGACGTGGTCGAGACCGACCTCGGCGAGTGGGTACTCCAGTTGGCCGACGAGGCCCCCTCCCACATCGTCGCGCCCGCCATCCACAAGTCGCGTGAGGGGATCGCCGAGTTGTTCCGGGAGACGTTCGACCCCGAGGACCCGCCGGAGACCGCCGAGGAACTCACGATGTTCGCCCGCGAGCGACTGGGCGAGTTGATCGCCGACGCCGACGTGGGGATGACCGGGGCGAACTTCCTCACGGCCGACACCGGGACGATGGCGCTGGTGACGAGCGAGGGGAACGCTCGCAAGTCGGCGCTGGTACCGGACACCCACGTCGCGGTGGCCGGCGTCGAGAAGGTGATCCCCTCGGTCGAGGACCTCCAGCCGTTCGTGGAACTCATCGGTCGCTCCGGCACCGGTCAGGACATCACCTCCTACGTCTCGCTGTTGACGCCTCCCGTTAACTCCCCGACCGTCGACTTCGGCGACGACACCCCACTCGCAGACGCCGGCAGCGACGACCGGGAGTTCCACCTCGTCCTCGTGGACAACGGCCGGATGACGATGCGCGAGGACGACCAGTTGAAAGAGACGCTGTACTGCATCCGGTGTTCGGCGTGTGCGAACTCCTGTGGCAACTTCCAGAGCGTCGGCGGCCACGCCTTCGGCGGGGAGACGTACTCCGGCGGCATCGCCACCGGGTGGGAGGCCGGTATCGAGGGCGAGGCGGTCGCGGCGGAGTTCAACGACCTCTGTACCGGCTGTTCCCGCTGTGTCGACGCCTGTCCGGTGAAGATCGACATCCCGTGGATCAACACGGTCGTCCGCGACCGGATCAACCGGGGCGAGAGCGGCGAGTTCGACTGGCTGGTCGAGGGACTCACCCCGGACGCGGAACCGGGTGGCGTGGACCTCCAGAAGCGGTTCTTCGGGAACTTCGCGACCCTCGCGAAACTCGGCAGTGCCACCGCCCCC
This genomic window from Salinirubrum litoreum contains:
- a CDS encoding Nramp family divalent metal transporter, with translation MTDDPDGAPGDALEEAPDDASDEAPGVDPSSAADRTEAAPTGGDDVYASDVEGRQYRGTWYLPLDYESLDEAPESDEYPDRGDGGAFRLADLPRVPKVSHVVGPSAIMLGASLGSGETLFWPALTAQYGWGVYWAFLVGVLTQFVVNTELQRWTLATGESVFRAFARLHDGWPWLFLVGGLLSLGWPGWAAGAAQVATTVLGLQGPVAVAGVAVAPWKLLAVALMVVVWLSYQVSSVMYNVVEAFQIGLLFVAVLGALALAFVTGSVTELANLDAVVSEFGRLPPGIDIALFLGGLAFAGAGGYLNLSQSLWMREKGYGMGNYQGRVRNPLRGDEPEPIQRDGFTFRPTETNLERWRGWWRVVQLEHLLTFVVGLLVGATLLMTVAARYTSGSQTDAIRMWLFDVAPQLGAVGGALVVLVLFVALFTTEYAIVESFVRNSADAVFEAYGREAGWDLSTVFWRLLTVFCLWGIVIILGFTAPFEGQGPFFFLVVGAALSGLIMWPYTALTLVMNTSRLPEHLQPGWPRVVAMWWASGFYGYFSVLLVGRTLADLGVAGALTSATVLGSGPVGYLLWAAFVVVQAYAVARSVGAKRAAADTVPTAAASRGPFDD
- a CDS encoding LUD domain-containing protein, whose product is MTSGTVATFEESLERLEVGWTHTDAAGLAGTLRTVCDDPTVGTPLPWADVTLPDWVEDDPTADDVRAAATGVTAAGIGIADYGSVVLPSTDDGSEPVSLYPETHVPVLRRSDLVEGMPEAFSWLAENVSGEGGSAIVATGPSATADMGELVKGAHGPKAVHVVVLDDADETEDPR
- a CDS encoding LUD domain-containing protein: MSTSREAKAERIRHLLETEGDAVGQNTRGFNTGRYESVADLEDYEGLKDEARAIKEDAIDRLPELIDDLTEAVEANGGTVYLASDAADANRYVREVCESKDADRVVKSKSMTSEELEVNDELQSAGMDVVETDLGEWVLQLADEAPSHIVAPAIHKSREGIAELFRETFDPEDPPETAEELTMFARERLGELIADADVGMTGANFLTADTGTMALVTSEGNARKSALVPDTHVAVAGVEKVIPSVEDLQPFVELIGRSGTGQDITSYVSLLTPPVNSPTVDFGDDTPLADAGSDDREFHLVLVDNGRMTMREDDQLKETLYCIRCSACANSCGNFQSVGGHAFGGETYSGGIATGWEAGIEGEAVAAEFNDLCTGCSRCVDACPVKIDIPWINTVVRDRINRGESGEFDWLVEGLTPDAEPGGVDLQKRFFGNFATLAKLGSATAPLSNRLADLGPVRSLLDRTLGIDERRDLPEFQRETLVDWFRARGGSHVPRHEADREALLYPDTYTNHIDTSRGKAAVRTLEALGVHVTVPSVPASGRAPLSQGMVATAEERAHEVFSALAEPLDEGRDVVVVEPSALAMFHREYEQFLAPASFERLRDNSYEVLEYVFGLLSNGAEVDQLAGPSTDRTSAVADGGASTDRLAYHAHCQQRTLGLAEHTVAVLEAVGYDVRTSETECCGMAGSFGYKSEYYDLSMDVGEPLREQFGDEDGRDRRVVASGTSCLEQLDALLSRDATHPVELLVPDG